A region of Deinococcus apachensis DSM 19763 DNA encodes the following proteins:
- a CDS encoding DUF2270 domain-containing protein gives MPGVKGALGTALDGALTDLSYSTNTANALIHLYRAEVGKMTAYRQRLDMTTNWSVVTTAGLASFALGSPNNSHATFLFAMFMNYFFLRLEARRFRIYEIAHHRVRIMERFFFPAMLGDRVDPGWHQLLLAELSKPRSPMSRLDALGWRLNRNYLWIYAGVLLGWFAKLDMDQPKGWVLEFPDALSLADIGSFPGWLVFLGVFVFYGFLIGLAIRAARTYPLEEG, from the coding sequence ATGCCCGGCGTAAAGGGTGCGCTGGGTACTGCGCTCGACGGTGCCCTGACCGATCTCAGCTACAGCACGAACACGGCGAACGCGCTGATCCACCTCTACCGCGCCGAGGTGGGCAAGATGACCGCCTACCGCCAGCGCCTGGACATGACGACCAACTGGTCGGTGGTGACGACGGCGGGCCTGGCCTCGTTCGCCCTGGGAAGCCCCAACAACAGCCACGCCACCTTCCTCTTCGCCATGTTCATGAACTACTTCTTCCTGCGGCTGGAGGCCCGGCGTTTCCGCATCTACGAGATCGCCCACCACCGCGTCCGCATCATGGAGCGCTTCTTTTTCCCCGCCATGCTGGGGGACCGGGTGGACCCCGGCTGGCACCAACTCCTGCTGGCGGAACTGAGCAAGCCGCGTAGCCCGATGAGCAGGCTGGACGCCCTGGGGTGGCGGCTGAACCGCAACTACCTGTGGATCTACGCGGGGGTGCTGCTGGGATGGTTCGCCAAGCTGGATATGGACCAGCCCAAGGGCTGGGTGCTGGAATTTCCCGACGCCCTGTCGCTGGCCGATATCGGCAGCTTTCCCGGCTGGCTGGTCTTTCTGGGCGTGTTCGTGTTCTACGGCTTCCTGATCGGCCTCGCCATCCGCGCCGCCCGCACCTACCCGTTGGAGGAAGGGTAA
- a CDS encoding CDP-alcohol phosphatidyltransferase family protein — MTHGKARPAREWAAESLFRPMAQRLVPPLARRQVNPLHVVLTHTALGVFTGVLLRRGHRVTPALLLQVKTLLDNLDGQLARATGQTTETGRYLDSEGDVIVNAAVLVGLAGRWGLPLTLLQSLILSVDYLWERDHRAARGEVFRDPPAQAGDDPRVLAALKLAYALYFTPQERVLGALFERRLWAAAGGEPTPADRLAYTPRSINQVAVNLGLSTQLLALGVCLVLKRPRLYLWSLPGQALLLVGVQLWREEQVRRGQQDVRPPLPSYPSSNG, encoded by the coding sequence GTGACGCACGGCAAGGCCCGCCCCGCCCGCGAGTGGGCCGCTGAAAGCCTCTTCCGGCCCATGGCACAGCGGCTGGTGCCGCCGCTCGCCCGCCGCCAGGTCAACCCCCTCCACGTGGTGCTGACGCACACGGCGCTGGGCGTGTTCACCGGCGTCCTGCTGCGGCGCGGGCACCGGGTGACCCCCGCCCTGCTCCTCCAGGTCAAGACCCTGCTCGACAACCTCGACGGGCAGCTCGCTCGCGCGACCGGGCAGACGACCGAGACGGGCCGCTACCTCGACTCGGAGGGGGACGTGATCGTCAACGCCGCTGTCCTTGTCGGGTTGGCGGGGCGCTGGGGCCTTCCCCTCACCCTGCTGCAAAGCCTGATCCTGAGTGTGGATTACCTGTGGGAACGGGACCACCGGGCGGCCCGGGGCGAGGTCTTCCGCGACCCTCCCGCCCAGGCCGGGGACGATCCCCGCGTCCTCGCGGCCCTGAAGCTCGCCTACGCCCTGTACTTCACGCCGCAGGAGCGGGTGCTGGGCGCACTCTTTGAGCGTCGGCTGTGGGCCGCGGCTGGAGGAGAACCGACCCCCGCCGACCGCCTCGCCTACACGCCCCGCTCCATCAACCAGGTTGCGGTGAACCTCGGCCTGAGCACTCAACTGCTCGCCTTGGGCGTCTGCCTGGTCTTGAAACGGCCCCGTCTGTACCTCTGGAGCCTGCCCGGACAGGCCCTGCTGCTGGTGGGCGTGCAGCTCTGGCGGGAGGAGCAGGTGCGAAGAGGCCAGCAGGACGTGCGCCCACCCCTCCCCTCTTACCCTTCCTCCAACGGGTAG